The window ATCAGTTTCATCAGTTCTTCATTGATTTCCTTCACCGTCGGGACATTTCCACCATACCGCGAATAGAGATAGACAGGTTTTTTACCGTTGACGGCGAGACGGACGTCATCCACCATCTGCCCGTTACTCAATTCGATAGTGAGAAAGAATTTAGCCGTGTCAGCCAGTTTGGCGATGATTTTCTTCGGAAATGGGAAAAGAGTCTTCGGTCGCAACATGCCTACTTTAATGCCAGTTCCCCGAAGAAAATCGACGGTGGATTGAGTGATTCGCGAAACGATTCCATAGGCAACGATTACGATTTCGGCGTCGTTGAGTTGGTATTCTTCCACACGGACTTCCTGCTCTTCGACGATCGCATATTTTTGCTGAAGTTTGATATTGTGTCTTTCCAGATCGTTGGGTTCGAGTTCGATGGATGTAATCAGATTATCCATCGTTTCGGCATTGCCTTTAATCGCCCACGGTTTTTCGGGAAATTTTTCGACAGGTTTCGGAAATTCCACCGGCTCCATCATCTGACCGATGAATCCGTCTGTCAAAACCACGACAGGATTCCGATATTTATCTGCCAGATCAAAGGCGAGCATTCCCAAATCGCACATTTCCTGCACGGAGTTCGGCGCCAGCACGATGTTTTTGTAATTGCCATGTCCGCCGCCTTTGACAATCTGATTATAATCGCTTTGTTCGGGAGCGATATTTCCTAATCCCGGGCCACCGCGCATGACGTCGATGATCACGCAGGGAAGTTCAGATCCGGCGCAATAAGAAATGCCTTCTTGTTTCAGACTAATGCCCGGACTCGACGATGCCGTCATGGTGCGGTCGCCTGCCGATGCCGCGCCGTAAACCATGTTGATCGCGGCGATCTCGCTTTCTGCCTGAACGAATGTTCCGCCTGCCAGTGGGAGATATTTGGCGGCGGCGTGTGCGATTTCGCTCGCGGGCGTGATTGGGTAGCCGTAATAGGACTTACAACCTGCCAGAATCGCACCTTTGACGACTGCTTCGTTGCCTTTTAAAAATTGTTTAGCCATAAAATCCTCGCTCTCTACTTTTCTGAAAGTTGAACTTTTTCTTTTTCGATTGGTTGACCGCATTCGGTGCAGAGCAGAACATCTGGCGCTGAATCCCGTGAAAAAACCTTCCGCTCGACTCCGCATGTTGGGCAAAATCGCTTTTCGGTCATCAAATCCCAGCGTTTGAAAACCATAATAGCGCCCGGTTCTGGACAAACGTAAAAACAAATTCCGCAACCCGTGCAACCTTCACCGACGTATGATGACGTATGGTAGCCGTGAGTATTGAATTTTTCGGAAAGCGTCAAAACCTTCACAGGGCAAGCCTCAATACAAAGTTCACAGCCTTTGCATTCTTCGGTATTGATTACCACATGTCCTCTGCTTTTTACTTCACTCATAAGATTTCTCCATCTTTATTGTGTTTATCGTTTTTTGAATTGATCGAAAACTGCCTTAAAACCGGGAATTGACCGGCGAATGATTTCTTCAGAAACGCAGAATGCAGTCCGGAAATATCCTCTTCGATGAAAACCCGTTCCTGGCGTCGTGAGTATCAATTTTTCCTGAAGCGACTGTACGAATTGAATATCGTCGTCTATCGGACATTTAGGGAAAAGATAAAATGTTCCTTCAGGTTTGATTATTTCATATCCAATTTCCGTCAGAGCGGAATAGAACAAATCACGGCGGCGCTGATAAATCGTTACATTGACCTGTGCGTTCAAAACATGTGGAATCACTCTTTGCATCAGCGCAGGCGCGTTGACATAGCCTAAAATGCGGTTACAGAATGTCGCGGCATTGATGATGTTCTTGTTATCATCAGCGTATGGACTGACTGCGAGGTAGCCGATTCGCTCGCCAGCCAGCGACAAGTCTTTAGAAAACGAAGTCGCCAGAATCGCATTTCGGTAGAATAGAAACGGTGATATGCAGGACAATCCGTCGTAAATGATTTTTTTATATGGAGCGTCGGTGATGAGATAAATTGGTTTCCCAAATTTCTTACTCGCTGAATCCAATAGCGCGCTTAAATTTTTCAACACAGTTTCATCGTAAACGCGACCGGTAGGATTATTGGGGCTATTGATCAGCAATGCGCGGGTTTTGGATGTTATTTTTGACTGGATTTCCCCAAGGTCTGGCAACAAATCCGCCGTCGATTCGGCAATGACTCTGACTCCCTGCTGATTGTCGATATAAAAGTCGTATTCGGCGAAAAATGGCGCAATGACAATGACTTCCTCGCCGGGTTCAAGAATGGATTTGAATAAAACATTTAAGGCGCCTGCGGCACCGACGGTTATGATTACATGTTCGGCGGTAAAATTGATGTCAGTTTCCTGTTTCAGCATGTTTGCGATTGCCTGTCTGGTTTCGATATAACCGGCATTTGGCATATAACCGTGAACGAGCGGTCCCGTTTTTTGGGCTTCTTCAATAAGAGCGGCAGTGAATTCTGGCGGCGATTCGAGGTCGGGATTTCCAAGCGAAAAGTCATAAACATTATCCGCGCCATATTGTTTTTTGAGAGACAAACCGATCTCGAACATTTTTCGAATCCAGGAGGCGTTAGTCAAAGCGGCAGAAATTTTTGAAGAAACTGGCATGGTGTACTCGCTGGATTATGGCATTGATTGAGCAATCGGACTGTTATCATCCCAATCGCCGGTTTTGATAAATTCGTCGATGGATTTTGCGGCGTTTCGTCCTTCGCCCATCGCCAGGATCACCGTCGCACCGCCTGAAACGATGTCGCCGCCTGCAAAAACGCCACGTTTGGATGTGCGCCCAGAGGTGCCGCTGACGAGAATATTTCCCCGTTTGTTGCATTTCAGATCGGGTGTTGTCTGAGAAATCAGCGGATTCGAGCCGTTGCCGATAGCCACGACGACCAAATCGGCTTCGATGTCGAATTCTGATCCGGGAATCGGAATGGGACGGCGTCTTCCGGAAGAATCCGGTTCGCCAAGTTCCATCCGAACATTGCGCACGCTTTTAACCCAGCCGTTTTCGTCGGAAATAAATTCAACTGGATTGGTTAACATACGGAAAACGATCCCTTCCTCTTTGGCGTGATGAATTTCTTCGATGCGCGCGGGCATTTCCACTTCCGAGCGGCGATAGACGATGGTAGCCGTTTCGGCGCCGATCCGCATAGCCGTTCGGACGGCATCCATTGCCGTATTTCCGCCGCCGATAACGACCGCGTTTTTCCCGATGTGAATCGGCGTGTCGGCATCTGGAAACTGATAGGCTTTCATCAGATTAATCCGTGTTAAAAATTCGTTAGCGGAATAGACGCCCATCAGATTTTCGCCAGGAATGTTCAAAAACCATGGCAAACCAGCGCCAACGCTCAGATAAACGGCATCAAAACCTTCCTCGTCCATCAATTCATCGATCGTCAGCATTTTTCCAACGATGAAATTATTGACGAATTTGACGCCGATCTTCTTCAGATTATTGATTTCATAACTGAGAATTTCCTTCGGCAAACGAAATTCCGGAATGCCGTAAACGAGGACGCCGCCCAATTCATGGAGCGCTTCTAAAATCGTCACATCGTATCCCCATTGAACCAAATCGCTGGCGCAGGCGAGCCCTGATGGACCCGAGCCGACAATGGCGATCTTTTTTCCGTTCGGCGGTAAAATAGCCGGCGGCGTAAAAATACCAGATTTCCGTTCGTAATCGGCGACGAATCGTTCCAATCTTCCAATGGAAATCGGCTGAAATTTTCCGTGAAGAACGCAGGTTTTTTCACATTGTTGTTCTTGTGGACAAACGCGTCCGCAAACCGATGGCAAAAGATTATCTTCTTTGATTTTTTTCGCCGCGCCAAGGAAATCTCTCTGCGTGATCATACGAATGAAATCGGGGATTTTAATTTGAACGGGACAACCTTCGATACATGTCGGACGCGGACAATCCAGACAGCGGTTTGCTTCAAGAACGGCGGTTTCTTCGTCAAATCCAAGATTAACTTCATTGAAATTGCGTTTTCGGATTTCGGGTGCCTGTTCGGGCATTTTTTGTCGAGGAATCGCTAGGCGTTCTTTTTGGGTGAGAATCGGTGAATTTTCCATCGTTGAAATTGCTACTATCTTTCGGGTTGATTGACAAATGAATCCAGTTTACAGGGATGGTGTTCTTGCACGAACCGATCTAAGGATATTTTTTCCTGAGCATTAAACTGCTTTTGGCGTTTGGCGACCTGATCAAAATCCACCTGATGCGCATCGAATTCCGGACCATCGACGCAAACAAATTTCGTTTGTCCACCAACAGTTACCCGACAACCGCCGCACATGCCGGTTCCGTCGATCATAATGCTGTTAAGCGAAACTTCGGTGCGAATTTGGTAGGGACGTGTCATTTCGGCGATGGCTTTCATCATCGGCAAAGGACCGACCGCCAACACGAAATCCGGTTTTCCATCACTTTTCAAAATATCGGATAACGCTTCGGTGACAAACCCTTTCTTGCCATAAGTTCCGTCATCGGTTGTGATGATGACTTCGTCGCAGATGGCACGCATTTCTGATTCGGCGATAACAAGTTCTTTGGTTCGTGCGCCGATGATCGTGATGACACGGTTTCCTGCTTCTTTGAGCGCCTTGGCAATGGGCAGGACTTCCGCCGTCCCGACGCCTCCGCTGATACAGACGGCGACGCCATATTTTTCGATACGAGTCGGTTTGCCAAGCGGTCCAACAACATCGCGGACGAATTCACCCGCTTTGAGAAGATTCATCGTTTTTGTCGTTTTGCCAATTCCCTGAACCAT is drawn from Candidatus Marinimicrobia bacterium CG08_land_8_20_14_0_20_45_22 and contains these coding sequences:
- a CDS encoding 3-methyl-2-oxobutanoate dehydrogenase subunit VorB (catalyzes the coenzyme A-dependent oxidation of 3-methyl-2-oxobutanoate coupled to the reduction of ferredoxin producing S-(2-methylpropanoyl)-CoA); translated protein: MAKQFLKGNEAVVKGAILAGCKSYYGYPITPASEIAHAAAKYLPLAGGTFVQAESEIAAINMVYGAASAGDRTMTASSSPGISLKQEGISYCAGSELPCVIIDVMRGGPGLGNIAPEQSDYNQIVKGGGHGNYKNIVLAPNSVQEMCDLGMLAFDLADKYRNPVVVLTDGFIGQMMEPVEFPKPVEKFPEKPWAIKGNAETMDNLITSIELEPNDLERHNIKLQQKYAIVEEQEVRVEEYQLNDAEIVIVAYGIVSRITQSTVDFLRGTGIKVGMLRPKTLFPFPKKIIAKLADTAKFFLTIELSNGQMVDDVRLAVNGKKPVYLYSRYGGNVPTVKEINEELMKLMRMS
- a CDS encoding aspartate aminotransferase (catalyzes the formation of oxalozcetate and L-glutamate from L-aspartate and 2-oxoglutarate), whose product is MPVSSKISAALTNASWIRKMFEIGLSLKKQYGADNVYDFSLGNPDLESPPEFTAALIEEAQKTGPLVHGYMPNAGYIETRQAIANMLKQETDINFTAEHVIITVGAAGALNVLFKSILEPGEEVIVIAPFFAEYDFYIDNQQGVRVIAESTADLLPDLGEIQSKITSKTRALLINSPNNPTGRVYDETVLKNLSALLDSASKKFGKPIYLITDAPYKKIIYDGLSCISPFLFYRNAILATSFSKDLSLAGERIGYLAVSPYADDNKNIINAATFCNRILGYVNAPALMQRVIPHVLNAQVNVTIYQRRRDLFYSALTEIGYEIIKPEGTFYLFPKCPIDDDIQFVQSLQEKLILTTPGTGFHRRGYFRTAFCVSEEIIRRSIPGFKAVFDQFKKR
- the gltA gene encoding glutamate synthase (NADPH), homotetrameric, encoding MENSPILTQKERLAIPRQKMPEQAPEIRKRNFNEVNLGFDEETAVLEANRCLDCPRPTCIEGCPVQIKIPDFIRMITQRDFLGAAKKIKEDNLLPSVCGRVCPQEQQCEKTCVLHGKFQPISIGRLERFVADYERKSGIFTPPAILPPNGKKIAIVGSGPSGLACASDLVQWGYDVTILEALHELGGVLVYGIPEFRLPKEILSYEINNLKKIGVKFVNNFIVGKMLTIDELMDEEGFDAVYLSVGAGLPWFLNIPGENLMGVYSANEFLTRINLMKAYQFPDADTPIHIGKNAVVIGGGNTAMDAVRTAMRIGAETATIVYRRSEVEMPARIEEIHHAKEEGIVFRMLTNPVEFISDENGWVKSVRNVRMELGEPDSSGRRRPIPIPGSEFDIEADLVVVAIGNGSNPLISQTTPDLKCNKRGNILVSGTSGRTSKRGVFAGGDIVSGGATVILAMGEGRNAAKSIDEFIKTGDWDDNSPIAQSMP
- a CDS encoding ferredoxin-NADP reductase; amino-acid sequence: MNRIISAEFIAPDIKRFVIEAPLIARKRKPGQFIIVRVRENGERIPLTIVDGSPETGFITLMVQGIGKTTKTMNLLKAGEFVRDVVGPLGKPTRIEKYGVAVCISGGVGTAEVLPIAKALKEAGNRVITIIGARTKELVIAESEMRAICDEVIITTDDGTYGKKGFVTEALSDILKSDGKPDFVLAVGPLPMMKAIAEMTRPYQIRTEVSLNSIMIDGTGMCGGCRVTVGGQTKFVCVDGPEFDAHQVDFDQVAKRQKQFNAQEKISLDRFVQEHHPCKLDSFVNQPER